A window from Cydia amplana chromosome 12, ilCydAmpl1.1, whole genome shotgun sequence encodes these proteins:
- the LOC134653038 gene encoding enolase, with translation MPIKSIKARQIFDSRGNPTVEVDLVTELGLFRAAVPSGASTGVHEALELRDNVKGEYLGKGVKKAVSNINDIIAPELLKQNIEVTEQKQIDQFMLNLDGTENKSKFGANAILGVSLAVAKAGAAKKGVPLYKHLADLAGNADIVLPVPAFNVINGGSHAGNKLAMQEFMILPTGATSFTEAMRMGSEVYHFLKKIIKEKFGLDSTAVGDEGGFAPNILNNKDALFLIQDAIQQAGYTGKIEIGMDVAASEFFKNNKYDLDFKNPNSNPDDYLPSGKLADLYLEFIKDFPMVSIEDPFDQDDWAAWSDLTSRTSIQIVGDDLTVTNPKRIATAVEKKACNCLLLKVNQIGSVTESIDAHLLAKKNGWGTMVSHRSGETEDTFIADLVVGLSTGQIKTGAPCRSERLAKYNQILRIEEELGAAAKYAGNNFRRPV, from the exons ATGCCTATCAAGTCAATTAAAGCTCGCCAGATCTTTGACTCCCGTGGCAACCCCACAGTAGAAGTTGACCTG GTGACTGAACTTGGTCTGTTCCGTGCGGCCGTGCCCTCTGGTGCCTCCACTGGAGTCCACGAGGCTCTGGAGCTCAGAGACAATGTCAAGGGTGAATACCTGGGCAAGGGCGTGAAGAAGGCCGTCAGCAACATCAATGACATCATTGCTCCTGAACTGCTGAAGCAAAACATTGAAGTCACTGAACAGAAACAG attgacCAGTTCATGTTGAACTTGGATGGCACTGAGAACAAGTCCAAGTTTGGCGCTAACGCCATTCTCGGCGTTTCCCTCGCCGTCGCCAAGGCTGGCGCTGCCAAGAAGGGAGTGCCCCTCTACAAGCACTTGGCTGACTTGGCCGGGAACGCTGACATTGTTCTGCCCGTGCCTGCCTTCAACGTTATCAACGGAGGCTCTCATGCTGGCAACAAGCTTGCCATGCAGGAATTCATGATTCTACCCACTG gtGCCACCTCATTCACCGAGGCCATGCGCATGGGCTCCGAGGTGTACCACTTCCTGAAGAAGATCATCAAGGAGAAGTTCGGGCTGGACTCCACCGCGGTCGGGGACGAGGGTGGCTTCGCGCCCAACATCCTCAACAACAAGGATGCTCTCTTCCTTATACAGGATGCTATCCAGCAGGCTGGATACACTGGCAAG ATTGAGATCGGCATGGACGTAGCCGCGTCAGAATTCTTCAAGAACAACAAGTACGATCTCGACTTCAAGAACCCGAACTCCAACCCCGACGACTACCTGCCGTCCGGCAAGCTCGCGGACCTGTACCTGGAGTTCATCAAGGACTTCCCCATGGTCTCCATCGAGGACCCCTTCGACCAGGACGACTGGGCGGCGTGGAGCGACCTCACCTCCCGCACCTCCATCCAGATTGTTGGAGATGATTTGACC GTGACAAACCCCAAGCGCATCGCCACAGCAGTGGAAAAGAAGGCGTGCAACTGTCTGCTGCTGAAGGTGAACCAGATCGGCTCCGTCACCGAGTCCATCGACGCGCACCTGCTCGCCAAGAAGAACGGCTGGGGCACCATGGTCTCCCACAG GTCCGGTGAAACCGAGGACACGTTTATCGCCGACCTGGTGGTGGGCCTGTCCACCGGCCAGATCAAGACGGGCGCGCCGTGCCGCTCCGAGCGCCTCGCCAAGTACAACCAGATCCTGCGCATCGAGGAGGAGCTCGGCGCCGCCGCCAAGTACGCCGGCAACAACTTCCGCAGACCCGTCTAA
- the LOC134653042 gene encoding PRKR-interacting protein 1 homolog has product MGDKEAKKEERKPIVVKNATDLQRLKLEKLMKNPEKPVVIPEPPKQKSLTAPPDFVRNVMGSSAGAGSGEFHVYRHLRRKEYARQKFIQEKSEKEKLDDEYHNKIEENRKAAEQKTAKKRAKRLKQKMKAKLKGKKPKTNKTAYNSSQSDSDSNTEDEENENEEGENKDLSENKNEETVKQ; this is encoded by the exons ATGGGTGATAAAGAAGCGAAAAAGGAGGAAAGGAAACCTATTGTAGTAAAAAATGCTACTGACCTTCAAAGGTTGAAGTTGGAAAAGCTTATGAAGAACCCT GAGAAACCAGTAGTTATACCAGAACCACCAAAGCAGAAATCTCTAACAGCACCTCCCGACTTTGTCCGCAATGTGATGGGCTCCAGTGCAGGCGCGGGCTCCGGAGAGTTCCATGTTTACCGCCACTTGAGAAGGAAAGAATATGCTAGACAAAAGTTTATTCAGGAAAAAAGTGAAAAG GAAAAACTGGATGATGAGTATCATAACAAAATAGAAGAAAACAGGAAAGCAGCAGAGCAAAAAACTGCCAAAAAAAGAGCCAAAAGattaaaacaaaaaatgaaGGCAAAACTTAAGGGGAAAAagcctaaaacaaataaaactgcTTATAATTCCTCACAATCTGACAGTGATAGCAACACTGAGGAtgaagaaaatgaaaatgaGGAGGGTGAAAATAAAGACTTGAGTGAAAACAAAAATGAAGAAACTGTGAAGCAATAG